The window GGCGCTCATGCCCGCCCCGGCCCAGGCCGAGAAAAGCGAGCTGCGCGTGCCGCTCGGCGCCGGCGGCTTTGGCTTCCTGCCGCTGCACGTCATGAAGAAGTATCAGCTCGTCGAGAAGGAAGCCGAGAAGCTCGGCCTCAAGCTCACGGTGAACTACGCCAATATCGGCGGCCCGTCGGTGATGAACGACGCGCTGCTCTCCGGCTCGGCCGACTTCATCTCGGCCGGCCCGCCGGCGTTCCTGATCCTGTGGGACCGCACCAAGGGCCGCGGCGACGTCATGGGCGTGGCGGCGATGAGCACGATCCCGATGTATCTCAACACCAAGGCCGAACACCTCACCAAGATCGAGGATCTCAAGGCCGACGACAAGATCGCGGTGACCGCGATCAAGGTGTCGATCCCGTCGATCATCATGCAGATGTACGCGCGGCAGAAGGAAGGCGCGGACGCCACCTTCAAGTACGACAAGTACACCGTGTCGATGACCCACCCGGATGCCGTGATCGCCATTCTGTCCGGCAACAAGCAGGTCACCGCGCACTACGCCTCGGCGCCGTTCCACCAGCGTGAACTGAAGGAAGGCGCCCGCACCATCCAGAACACCAACGACGTGATGGGCGGCCCGCAGACCTTCACCATGATCTCGACGACCAAGAAGTTCCGCGACGAAAATCCGAAGGGCTACGCGGCCTTCGTTGCGGCACTCAAGGCCTCTTTCGACATCATCAAGAATGACAAGAAGGCTGCAGCCGAAGTGCTGCTCGAGTCGATGGGCGGCAAGGGCTGGGAGGTGAGCGAACTCGCCGCCATGCTCGACGACAAGGACACCAAGTACACCACGATGCCGGAAGGCGTCATGAAGTACGCCGACTTCATGCACGCGATCGGCACGCTCAAGAACAAGCCCGCCAAGCTCGACGACCTGTTCTTCGACGTGAAGGGCATTGGCGGCGGCAACTAAGCCAGCTATCTGACATCATTCGGCCAGTGGCGGCGCCCGGGGCACCGCCACTGGCCCCATCATTAGGAGCTTCTTCAATATGAGTAATGGCGTCGCCCCGCTTCTCGCGGTCAAGGGCGTTACCCTGCAATACCAGACCCGTGACCATCTGGTCACCGCGACCTATCGGGTCAGTTTCGATATCTACCGTTCGGACCGCTACGTCATCCTCGGCCCGTCGGGCTGCGGCAAGTCGACCTTGCTGAAGGCGGTCGGCGGTTTCATCCGTCCGGTCGAAGGCGAGATTCGCCTCAACGATACGGTTATCACCAAGCCGGGGCCGGACCGCGTCCTGGTGTTCCAGGAATTCGACCAGCTGTTGCCGTGGAAAACGGTGAAGCAGAACGTCGCCTTCGCGCTCACCGCGAGCGGCAAGATGGGCGGCAGGGAAGCCGAGCAACGCGCGCTGCACTACATCAACATGGTCGGCCTCTCCAAGTTCGCCGACAATCATCCGCATACCTTGTCGGGCGGCATGAAGCAGCGCGTCGCGATTGCCCGCGGCATGGCCATGGAGCCGGAAATCCTGCTGATGGACGAGCCCTTCGCCGCGCTCGACGCGCTGACGCGCGCCAAGATGCAGGAAGAGCTGCTGCAATTGTGGGACGACACCAAGTTCACGGTGCTGTTCGTAACCCATTCGATCACCGAAGCCGTGCGCGTCGGCAACCGCATCCTCCTGCTCTCGGCGCATCCGGGTCAGGTCAAGGGTGAGATCAACAGCAACGGCACCGACGATATCGGCGCCGACGGCAGACCGCTGTCCGAGCGCATCGAGCATCTGCTGTTTGAACAGAATATCGGCGAAAGGAGTGCGTCCCATGGCTGACGCCCAATCCGTTCTTCACGTCCGTCCCGAGGTCATCTACCAGGTCAGCACCGCCGGCATCGGCGTCGTGCAGCGGCCTTTGTCGCTCGGTCAGCGGCTGGCCAACCAGGGCGCCCTGCGCAAGGCTTTGGTTCTGACCGTGCTCGCCTTGCTGTGGGAAGGCTATGCACGCTGGCTCGGCAACGAACTGCTGTTCCCGACCTTCAGCGCCACCGTGCTCGCATTCTGGCGTTCGATCGTTACCGGCGAACTGCCGGCCGCGACCTGGTTCTCGATGACGATCCTGTTCCAGGGCTATGCCGCCGGCCTCTTGCTCGCCGGCCTGCTCACGGCCTTCGCCAGTGCGACGCGGATCGGCGCCGATCTGCTCGAAGTGCTGACGGCGATGTTCAATCCCCTGCCCTCGATCGCCCTGTTGCCGCTGGCCATGATCTGGTTCGGCCTCGGCACCGGCGGCATCGTCTTCGTGCTCATCCATGCCGTGCTGTGGTCGGTGGCGCTCAACACCCATTCCGGCTTCCGCGGCGTGAGCCCGACCTGGCGCATGGTCGGACAGAACTACGGCCTGTCCAATATCGGTTACGTGATCCGCATTCTCATTCCCGGCGCGTTCCCGAGCATTCTCACCGGCCTCAAGATCGGCTGGGCCTTCGCCTGGCGCACGCTGATCGCGGCTGAACTGGTGTTCGGCGCCAATTCCGGCGGCGGCGGCCTCGGCTGGTTCATTTTCCAGAGCAAGAACTCGCTGGAAATCCCCTCGGTGTTCGCCGGCCTGCTGACGGTGATCCTGCTCGGCCTGTTCGTCGAGAACGTGATCTTCCTCACCGCGGAGAAGATGACGATCCGGCGCTGGGGCATGCAGCACTAAACGACATCAGGCCATCGCGCCTGAAAACGAGGACGGCGGCCCTGGGGCCGCCGTCCTTTTTTATGAGCGGAAGCCAACCTGATTCAGCGCGGATGCCAGCGGCCGTCGCGCACCAGTTCGCGCACTTGCGCCGCCACGATCTTGGTCAGCGCCCGCGTCGCCATCGTCATCGGTCGCTGGCTCGACGTCGAAAGCAGAAGCTGCCGCGTCAGCTGCGGCCGCACGATCGGGAAGCACTTGATGCGCCCCGCCTTCACCAGATGGTGGACGGTCGAATAGGACAGCACGGTATAGCCCACGCCCTTCTCGACCAGATTGAGCGTGGACGGCATGGCGTCGATTTCGATGACGATGTTCGGCTCGATGCCGGCCTTGCCGAACACCTGGTCGATAAGAAGCCGCAGGCCATGCGGCCGGCTCGGCAGGATCATCGGAATGTCGGCCAGCACCTTGGCCTGCACCTGCCCGGCCGGCAGCTTGTTGGGGTCTTTCGCCGCGCCAAGCAGCACCAGTTCATCCTTGAGCAGCGGCTCCGACAGCACGTTGCTCATCGCCGGCGCGTTGTAGAGCACCGCGACGTCGATCTTGCCGGTCAGCAGCCACTCCAGCACATGGCCGCTGAAACCTTCGACGACGCGCATCGCGATCTGCGGATACTGCTCGCGATAACGCTCGACCAGCGGCACCGTCAGCACCGACCCGACCGACGGCGGCATGCCGATGGCAACGCTGCCATGCGGGCTCAGTTGCAGCGCCGCGATCTCGGACGCCGCGCGCGAGGCCTGTTCGAGAATGCCCTTGGCATACTGATCGAGCAGCTTGCCGGCCTCGGTGAGGATGATGCCGCGGCCATTGCGGTAGAACAGTTTGACGCCGAGTTCGGTCTCCAGCGATTTCACGTAACGGCTCAAGGCCGGCTGGGCGATCGACAACGCCACCGACGCGCGCGAGAAACTGCCGCACGCCGCCGCCGTCGAGAACACCTTGAGCTGCTTTATGTCCATGAAACCGCGCGCCCGGCATTTTCCGGCGGACGACCTGCCTGCCGAAATTGACATATCAGATAGCACATTTTCGTCGGCAGATGAGGGCGCGGAAACTGCGACAATGTTTGCCACGCAGCGAGGACAACGCTCGCGCCAAGGGGGAGACGACCATGACCGGCACGAACCGGCCCAGCAAGGGCAATGCATTCCTGACCGGCGCGGCCGGCGGCATGGGCACGGCGATCGCGCGGGCGCTGGTCACCGGCGGCTATCGCGTCATCCTCGCCGACCGCGACGCCGAGAAGCTCAAGCCGCTCGCCGCCGAACTCGGCAGCGCGGCAATGCCGCTGCTGCTCGACGTCACCGACCCGGACCGCACCGCGCGCATCCTCGACCTGGTGCCTGCGGACTTCCAGCCGATCGACGTACTCATCAACAATGCCGGCCATGATATCGGCGGCCGCAAGCGCTTCGATGTCGGCTCCGCCGACGACTGGGCCGCCATTGTCGACACCAATCTCAATGGCCTGATGCGCGTCACCCGCGCCATCCTGCCCGACATGGTCCGCCGCAACAAAGGCGACGTCGTCAATATGAGCTCGGTCGCGGCCGTGCGCATCGTGCCGGACATGGCGCCCTACAACGCCAGCAAGGCCGGCATCCACATGCTGACGGAGATCATTCGTGCGGAACTGGCCGAGACCGCGATCCGCGTTACCGAAATCATGCCCGGGCTGGCGCGTACCGGCATCATCAAGACCCGCTATCGCGGCGACGAGGCGATGACGAAAGCCTATTTCGACCAGTTCAAGATGGCGCTCGATCCCGAGGATATCGCCCGCTCCATCATGTTCGCGCTCGAGCAGCCGCCGCATGTCCAGGTCGCGGAG of the Undibacter mobilis genome contains:
- a CDS encoding SDR family oxidoreductase; amino-acid sequence: MTGTNRPSKGNAFLTGAAGGMGTAIARALVTGGYRVILADRDAEKLKPLAAELGSAAMPLLLDVTDPDRTARILDLVPADFQPIDVLINNAGHDIGGRKRFDVGSADDWAAIVDTNLNGLMRVTRAILPDMVRRNKGDVVNMSSVAAVRIVPDMAPYNASKAGIHMLTEIIRAELAETAIRVTEIMPGLARTGIIKTRYRGDEAMTKAYFDQFKMALDPEDIARSIMFALEQPPHVQVAEMMVLPVNRW
- a CDS encoding ABC transporter ATP-binding protein, producing MSNGVAPLLAVKGVTLQYQTRDHLVTATYRVSFDIYRSDRYVILGPSGCGKSTLLKAVGGFIRPVEGEIRLNDTVITKPGPDRVLVFQEFDQLLPWKTVKQNVAFALTASGKMGGREAEQRALHYINMVGLSKFADNHPHTLSGGMKQRVAIARGMAMEPEILLMDEPFAALDALTRAKMQEELLQLWDDTKFTVLFVTHSITEAVRVGNRILLLSAHPGQVKGEINSNGTDDIGADGRPLSERIEHLLFEQNIGERSASHG
- a CDS encoding ABC transporter substrate-binding protein, translated to MKKTIACLAIGAMTLTSALMPAPAQAEKSELRVPLGAGGFGFLPLHVMKKYQLVEKEAEKLGLKLTVNYANIGGPSVMNDALLSGSADFISAGPPAFLILWDRTKGRGDVMGVAAMSTIPMYLNTKAEHLTKIEDLKADDKIAVTAIKVSIPSIIMQMYARQKEGADATFKYDKYTVSMTHPDAVIAILSGNKQVTAHYASAPFHQRELKEGARTIQNTNDVMGGPQTFTMISTTKKFRDENPKGYAAFVAALKASFDIIKNDKKAAAEVLLESMGGKGWEVSELAAMLDDKDTKYTTMPEGVMKYADFMHAIGTLKNKPAKLDDLFFDVKGIGGGN
- a CDS encoding ABC transporter permease, producing the protein MADAQSVLHVRPEVIYQVSTAGIGVVQRPLSLGQRLANQGALRKALVLTVLALLWEGYARWLGNELLFPTFSATVLAFWRSIVTGELPAATWFSMTILFQGYAAGLLLAGLLTAFASATRIGADLLEVLTAMFNPLPSIALLPLAMIWFGLGTGGIVFVLIHAVLWSVALNTHSGFRGVSPTWRMVGQNYGLSNIGYVIRILIPGAFPSILTGLKIGWAFAWRTLIAAELVFGANSGGGGLGWFIFQSKNSLEIPSVFAGLLTVILLGLFVENVIFLTAEKMTIRRWGMQH
- a CDS encoding LysR substrate-binding domain-containing protein, translated to MDIKQLKVFSTAAACGSFSRASVALSIAQPALSRYVKSLETELGVKLFYRNGRGIILTEAGKLLDQYAKGILEQASRAASEIAALQLSPHGSVAIGMPPSVGSVLTVPLVERYREQYPQIAMRVVEGFSGHVLEWLLTGKIDVAVLYNAPAMSNVLSEPLLKDELVLLGAAKDPNKLPAGQVQAKVLADIPMILPSRPHGLRLLIDQVFGKAGIEPNIVIEIDAMPSTLNLVEKGVGYTVLSYSTVHHLVKAGRIKCFPIVRPQLTRQLLLSTSSQRPMTMATRALTKIVAAQVRELVRDGRWHPR